From the genome of Bacteroides sp. MSB163, one region includes:
- a CDS encoding DNA-binding protein produces MNNRRTAPGGQTTHMLSAILAKVTNIEKLLAPAVHNLPDSEILDSKGVRLLTKMSDRTLLRRRNDGTLPFHRDKGKIYYRRSDVLRAMLLEKEEHSKK; encoded by the coding sequence ATGAATAACAGAAGAACTGCACCGGGTGGACAGACAACCCACATGCTAAGTGCCATACTTGCTAAAGTTACCAACATTGAAAAGTTATTGGCTCCTGCCGTACATAATTTGCCGGACAGCGAGATACTGGATTCAAAAGGTGTGCGCCTGCTTACCAAGATGTCGGACAGGACACTTTTAAGACGACGCAATGACGGGACACTCCCCTTTCACAGAGACAAGGGGAAGATATATTACCGTCGTTCGGACGTACTCCGTGCCATGTTACTGGAAAAAGAAGAACACTCTAAAAAATAA
- a CDS encoding outer membrane beta-barrel protein, giving the protein MDHGRHTYLTFRNILFYVVLLWSGMTVNAQSGKGSFAGRVVDKDTKQPVGYAAVRLLTLPDSTFLAGVATADDGKFRMPVVWPKDKKLLLEISFIGYTTFSKSIPSSFRGTSQNLGDIALFSDGILLGETVVVGKTPLAVTEQDTTVFNASAYRTPEGSMLEDLVKQLPGGEIDGDGKLLIHGKEVKKILVDDKEFFADDPKAALKNLPVEMVEKLRAYERKSDLARLTGIDDGDEEMILDLGVKKDMKKGWMDNFMAGTGNKGRYELANTLNRFRDNSQLTIIGNLNNTNNQGFSELQRESSAASGNILNRVGLVTSHSLGMNFTHDWDRVKLRSNVQYTGTDRSEDNSTTVDNFLKQDKSISRSTNSNHMKNHNLTANAYLEWKIDSVTNLVFRPQYRYVGSDRRNSGYQQSWSDETLLNERTASNLYDNSQYNLTFMLQVNRKFSRKGRNLALKVDYGTNASSADRKNFSTTHYFKNDTEKVVNQRVDDEGDGYNYRLQLVYVEPLPNRYFLQFRYSYQYRVTNSDRFVYNWDEAMEDFVADYDSLASNSFESQYSTHLFNMAVRTSRKKYNYNVGVDLEPQKLDSRSFLDDVSKHQMSKTVLNFSPTLNFRYKFSKRTQLQAIYRGKGRQPSVRDLQPVADMTNPLNIRIGNPSLKPSYTNTFTLNYNSYNVKHQRNMVVSLFVENVLNSVTNQVTYDSETGGRTTMPVNLNGNWRASGALSLSGPFKNRNWLFRTYSYLQYRNQNGYTTQNKEEPMKSSVQHLTARERLQLTFRTRQLELSARGEALYNNSYNNVKDMRTETFDYQLGGDLQYYLPWGFECSSDLTYFLRTGYGYDSSGRKNLIWNCQLSKAFLKRKQLLLRFKFYDILRQEISMVRTISATAIRDADYNVLGRYFMVHAILRLNMMGKK; this is encoded by the coding sequence ATGGACCATGGCAGGCATACATATTTGACTTTCCGGAATATTTTATTCTATGTTGTTTTGTTGTGGTCAGGTATGACTGTTAATGCACAGTCCGGCAAAGGAAGCTTTGCCGGACGTGTTGTTGATAAGGATACGAAGCAGCCGGTGGGGTATGCGGCGGTACGTTTATTGACCTTGCCGGACAGTACTTTTCTTGCAGGTGTAGCCACTGCGGACGACGGTAAATTCAGGATGCCGGTTGTCTGGCCCAAAGACAAGAAATTGCTTTTAGAGATTTCTTTCATTGGCTATACCACTTTTTCTAAATCTATTCCCTCTTCATTCAGAGGTACTTCGCAGAACTTGGGTGATATTGCACTATTTTCCGATGGCATTTTGTTGGGTGAAACGGTAGTGGTGGGTAAAACTCCTCTGGCAGTTACCGAACAGGATACCACGGTCTTCAATGCCTCTGCCTATCGTACTCCCGAAGGTTCCATGCTCGAAGATCTTGTAAAACAATTGCCCGGTGGAGAGATAGATGGCGATGGAAAGCTGTTGATTCATGGCAAGGAAGTTAAGAAGATATTGGTAGACGACAAAGAGTTCTTTGCGGACGATCCGAAAGCTGCCCTGAAAAATCTGCCGGTGGAAATGGTGGAGAAGTTGAGAGCTTATGAACGTAAATCCGATCTGGCACGTCTGACCGGAATTGATGACGGGGATGAGGAAATGATACTTGACCTGGGGGTGAAAAAGGACATGAAGAAAGGATGGATGGATAATTTCATGGCAGGCACGGGCAACAAAGGGCGGTATGAACTTGCCAATACCCTGAACCGCTTCCGGGATAATTCTCAACTTACTATTATCGGCAATCTGAATAACACCAACAATCAAGGCTTCTCGGAGTTGCAACGGGAGTCGTCGGCTGCCAGTGGAAATATCCTGAATAGGGTGGGACTGGTTACTTCACATTCTTTAGGCATGAATTTCACTCATGACTGGGACAGAGTGAAGCTTCGTTCCAATGTGCAATATACGGGTACCGACCGCTCGGAGGATAACAGTACTACGGTGGATAATTTCCTGAAACAGGATAAATCGATAAGCCGCAGCACTAACAGCAATCACATGAAGAATCATAACCTGACGGCGAATGCTTATCTGGAGTGGAAAATAGATTCAGTCACCAATCTGGTATTTCGTCCGCAATATCGCTATGTGGGAAGTGACAGGCGGAATAGTGGATATCAGCAAAGCTGGTCGGACGAAACACTTCTGAATGAAAGAACGGCTTCTAATCTTTACGATAATTCCCAGTATAATCTGACCTTCATGTTGCAAGTAAACCGTAAGTTCAGTCGTAAAGGACGGAATCTGGCTTTGAAAGTAGATTATGGAACGAATGCTTCTTCTGCCGACAGGAAAAACTTTTCTACTACGCATTATTTCAAGAATGACACTGAGAAAGTAGTCAACCAGCGTGTGGATGATGAAGGTGACGGATATAATTATCGTCTGCAACTGGTGTATGTAGAACCGTTGCCTAACCGTTACTTTCTTCAGTTTCGTTACAGTTATCAATATCGGGTAACCAATTCGGACCGCTTTGTCTATAACTGGGATGAGGCGATGGAAGATTTTGTTGCCGATTATGATTCTCTGGCCAGTAATAGTTTCGAGAGCCAATACAGTACGCATCTTTTCAATATGGCTGTCCGTACTTCCCGGAAGAAGTACAACTACAATGTAGGTGTCGATCTGGAACCCCAGAAACTGGATAGCCGTTCTTTTCTGGATGATGTTTCCAAACATCAAATGAGTAAAACGGTTCTGAACTTTTCACCGACGCTGAATTTCCGTTATAAGTTTTCCAAGCGTACACAGTTGCAGGCAATTTATAGAGGAAAAGGACGACAGCCGAGTGTTCGTGACCTACAACCGGTTGCCGACATGACAAATCCATTGAATATTCGCATCGGTAATCCTTCTTTGAAACCTTCGTACACCAATACGTTTACACTGAATTATAATTCGTATAATGTGAAGCATCAGCGCAATATGGTGGTATCTCTTTTTGTGGAGAATGTGCTCAATAGTGTAACGAACCAGGTGACTTACGACAGTGAAACGGGAGGCAGAACCACCATGCCTGTTAATTTGAACGGTAACTGGCGGGCATCAGGTGCCCTTTCATTGAGCGGGCCTTTCAAGAACCGCAACTGGCTGTTCCGTACCTATTCCTATTTGCAATATAGAAATCAGAACGGGTATACCACTCAGAACAAAGAAGAGCCGATGAAGAGTTCCGTGCAGCACCTTACGGCGCGTGAACGCCTGCAACTTACTTTCCGTACCCGGCAACTCGAATTGAGTGCGCGTGGAGAAGCGTTGTATAATAATTCGTATAATAATGTGAAAGATATGCGCACGGAAACGTTCGACTATCAACTTGGAGGAGACTTGCAGTATTATCTCCCCTGGGGCTTCGAGTGTAGCAGTGATCTCACGTATTTTCTTCGTACCGGATATGGATACGACAGCAGCGGACGGAAGAACTTGATATGGAACTGCCAACTGTCGAAAGCTTTCTTGAAAAGGAAACAACTACTACTTCGTTTTAAGTTTTATGATATTCTTCGCCAGGAGATTTCCATGGTACGCACCATTTCGGCTACTGCCATACGTGATGCGGACTACAATGTACTGGGACGTTATTTTATGGTGCATGCTATCCTGCGATTGAATATGATGGGGAAAAAGTAA
- a CDS encoding RNA polymerase sigma factor produces MINEDKLRQVYASDPKKGFKMLIDNFQVPIYNYIRRLVVSHEDAEDVLQEVFIRVYRNLDQFRGESSLSTWIYRIATNESLRLLNTRKDEEAIPAEEVQEELIGKLRASDYIDYENELAVKFQEAILSLPEKQRLIFNLRYYDELDYEEISRILDSKVDTLKVNYHYAKEKIKEYILNR; encoded by the coding sequence ATGATAAACGAGGATAAGCTCCGGCAGGTATATGCTTCCGACCCGAAGAAAGGGTTTAAGATGCTGATAGATAACTTCCAGGTACCTATATATAATTATATACGGCGTTTGGTGGTGTCGCACGAGGATGCAGAAGATGTTCTTCAGGAAGTCTTTATCCGGGTGTACCGTAATTTGGACCAGTTTCGTGGTGAAAGCTCGCTGAGTACCTGGATATACAGGATTGCAACCAATGAAAGTTTGCGCTTGCTGAATACACGAAAGGATGAAGAAGCAATTCCTGCCGAAGAAGTACAAGAGGAACTGATAGGTAAACTGAGGGCTTCCGATTATATTGATTACGAAAATGAACTGGCAGTCAAGTTTCAGGAAGCCATACTGAGTTTGCCCGAAAAACAACGGCTAATATTCAACCTACGCTATTACGATGAGCTCGATTATGAAGAAATCAGCCGTATACTGGATAGTAAGGTCGATACTCTCAAAGTGAATTATCACTATGCGAAAGAAAAAATAAAAGAATACATCTTAAACAGATAG
- a CDS encoding DUF1896 domain-containing protein, with the protein MIIQDKNTATGELSYFETTLLLYLRESHPHIAGDKALVRMRVDEAAGSYERAIRDGLSVTQALQLADAVLYQDLRFSKFDTVFEVVSEWFPEVRPEKRAGFCLKVLSPAETVFSKYPIDDRFESSPSYHTLTVELTGFIQFYIEQYGI; encoded by the coding sequence ATGATTATACAAGATAAAAATACCGCAACCGGAGAATTGTCCTATTTTGAGACGACTCTCCTTCTTTATTTAAGGGAAAGCCATCCGCATATTGCCGGTGACAAAGCACTTGTCCGAATGCGGGTCGACGAGGCGGCAGGCAGCTACGAACGTGCCATACGTGACGGTTTATCCGTTACGCAGGCTTTGCAACTGGCCGACGCCGTTCTCTATCAGGACTTGCGCTTTTCCAAATTCGATACGGTTTTCGAGGTCGTGTCGGAGTGGTTTCCCGAAGTGCGGCCCGAAAAACGGGCGGGTTTCTGTCTGAAAGTATTGTCGCCCGCAGAAACTGTATTCAGCAAATATCCTATAGACGACCGGTTTGAATCATCCCCGTCCTATCATACACTTACCGTTGAACTTACAGGTTTCATACAATTTTATATAGAACAATATGGCATATAA
- a CDS encoding GNAT family N-acetyltransferase, producing the protein MECKIRKWKIDDAAELAATLNNKNIQDNLRDGLPYPYTEDDAKYYINEMLKADKNSIFAFAITADDKVVGSIGVFRKDNIHSLTAEIGYYIAEPFWGKGLGTCAIKQTCQYVFSNTDILRIFAEPFSYNIASCRILEKSGFKDEGTLRSNAVKNGQILDMKMYSLLKTDNERT; encoded by the coding sequence ATGGAATGTAAAATCAGAAAATGGAAAATAGACGATGCCGCCGAACTTGCAGCAACCTTAAATAACAAAAACATTCAGGACAATCTTCGGGACGGTCTGCCTTATCCCTATACTGAAGACGATGCAAAATATTATATCAATGAAATGCTGAAGGCCGATAAGAACAGTATTTTCGCCTTCGCCATCACCGCTGACGACAAAGTAGTAGGAAGCATTGGTGTGTTTCGCAAAGACAACATTCACTCGCTGACTGCCGAAATAGGCTATTATATAGCAGAACCTTTTTGGGGCAAAGGCTTGGGAACCTGCGCTATCAAACAGACCTGCCAGTATGTTTTTAGCAACACTGATATCCTCCGTATTTTTGCAGAGCCGTTTAGCTATAATATCGCTTCCTGCCGGATTCTTGAAAAAAGCGGATTCAAAGATGAAGGAACACTCAGAAGTAATGCAGTAAAGAACGGGCAGATTCTGGATATGAAGATGTATTCACTTCTCAAGACTGATAACGAAAGGACATAA
- a CDS encoding N-6 DNA methylase, which yields MQESLQVPGIRPGRFLDPSAGTGMFISGLKDVPEVHCFEKDKLTGKILSSLYPESRVTIDGFQSIQPYYNNYFDLVSSNIPFGNTRVYDRDFDRSEDVVRKSSLAAVHNYFFLKGMDTLREGGTLAYITTSGVMDSPQNRPVREWLMNHANLVSAIRLPDNLFVDAGTEASSDLIVLQKNTRKSELTEKKRNFIETRLISGSIHINNSYADLDHIVHTSVSMGKNMYGQPAMNFIHEGGVGAISEQLKQLLAQDVENHLDRKLYDDNLSRSNNSTILKTEFETLLETAGETERQEVREESPAQPYEPMLNLFAAYADEEQTEVQVVESRPSPSRAPSASRKKKGDEPEMFNLFSQENMYDEAATQEDMTGERAAAEAKWQERRQKFEEERKKEMEPRPFTGEVRPEYKNGSIVKSGEQYGYLRGLGTPEVQFHPLKLTVTQQYRAAYYIPLREAYHNLYNKEAETETEQPELREELVKRYDSFYRMFRELNGKDNAKFLLMDAGGREILSLERSVNGKIQKADIFSVPVSFNANEVTHVDTPQEALAASLNKFGEVNLEYMENLSETGRQELLTQLDNRIFYNPMMKNYEIKDRFIAGNVVAKVEWIENYLKDYPDDDASKKSLEALQKAIPEPISFELLDFNLGERWIPVSVYEEFAGYLFEAKAHIHYTESIDEFSVSFEETNANITDKYYVKGEKRSYYGNDLLKHALHNTVPDITKTVQDEEGNDIKVRDAEAIQLADAKINEIRSAFTGWLNEQLSEFKQHLADMYNRKFNCYVRPDYDGSLQSFPFLDLKGLDIPDLYDSQKNAVWMLKMNGGGIIDHEVGTGKTLIMCIAAFEMKRLGLANKPMIIGLKSNVHDIADTFKRAYPNARVLYPGKEDFTPEKRVGIFHDIKNNNWDCIILTHDQFGKIPQSPEIQQEIYTQEIDSIEENLAVFEQQGNEVSGWIKKGLERRKENLEAKLEKLEQDIKDRTDDVTDFRQMGIDHLFVDESHNFKNLMFNTRHARVSGLGNPEGSMKAMNMLFAIRTIQERTGKDLGATFLSGTTISNSLTELYLLFKYLRPKEMERQGITCFDGWAAVYAKKSTDFEFSVTNQVVQKERFRYFIKVPELANFYAEITDYKTAEDVGVDRPELNEQLYHIPPTPQQEIFIQKLIKFAETGDAAYIDREPLSKAEEKAQMLIATNYSNKMSLDMRLIDPEYGDNPGNKASHCAAKIAEYYYKYLDQKGTQFIFSDLSTYKPDQWNIYSEIRRKLVEDHNIPEKQIKFIQEANSDNARKELFSDMNSGRIRFLFGSTQKLGTGVNAQERAVAIHHLDIP from the coding sequence ATGCAGGAATCCTTGCAGGTACCGGGAATCCGTCCGGGACGTTTTCTTGACCCTTCTGCCGGAACGGGCATGTTTATCAGCGGCTTGAAGGATGTTCCCGAAGTCCATTGTTTCGAGAAAGACAAGCTCACGGGAAAAATCCTCTCATCCCTCTATCCGGAAAGCAGAGTGACCATAGACGGTTTCCAGTCCATACAGCCCTATTATAACAACTACTTCGATCTGGTTTCATCCAATATCCCGTTTGGAAATACCAGAGTTTATGACCGGGATTTCGACCGGAGCGAAGACGTCGTGCGTAAATCCTCACTTGCCGCCGTACACAACTATTTCTTTCTCAAAGGCATGGACACGTTACGTGAAGGTGGGACACTGGCCTATATCACGACTTCGGGTGTCATGGACTCGCCACAGAACCGTCCCGTCAGGGAATGGCTGATGAACCATGCCAATCTTGTTTCCGCCATCCGTCTGCCGGACAACCTTTTTGTCGATGCGGGTACGGAAGCGAGCAGTGACCTGATCGTATTGCAGAAGAATACCCGGAAATCGGAACTGACCGAAAAGAAACGGAACTTTATTGAAACCCGTCTTATATCGGGCAGCATCCATATCAACAACAGCTATGCAGATTTAGACCATATCGTCCATACTTCCGTATCTATGGGTAAAAACATGTACGGACAACCGGCCATGAATTTTATTCATGAAGGAGGTGTCGGCGCCATTTCCGAACAACTCAAGCAGTTATTGGCGCAAGATGTGGAGAACCATCTTGACCGGAAACTTTATGATGACAATCTATCCCGCTCAAACAATTCCACCATCCTCAAAACGGAGTTTGAGACACTATTGGAAACAGCAGGAGAGACAGAACGGCAGGAGGTACGGGAAGAAAGCCCCGCACAGCCCTATGAACCCATGCTCAACCTGTTTGCCGCCTATGCGGATGAAGAGCAAACGGAGGTGCAAGTGGTGGAAAGCAGACCTTCGCCAAGCCGGGCACCGTCGGCATCCCGCAAAAAGAAAGGGGATGAACCGGAAATGTTCAATCTCTTCTCCCAAGAGAACATGTACGATGAAGCCGCCACGCAGGAAGACATGACCGGGGAACGGGCGGCAGCGGAAGCAAAATGGCAGGAGCGCAGACAAAAATTCGAGGAAGAACGGAAGAAAGAAATGGAACCACGACCGTTTACCGGAGAGGTACGTCCTGAATACAAGAACGGTTCCATCGTGAAGTCGGGTGAGCAATACGGGTATTTACGGGGGCTGGGTACTCCCGAAGTACAATTCCATCCGCTTAAACTGACAGTCACCCAGCAATACCGCGCCGCCTACTATATCCCGCTCCGGGAAGCCTACCACAACCTCTACAATAAGGAAGCCGAAACGGAAACGGAACAGCCGGAACTACGGGAAGAACTGGTCAAGCGGTATGACAGTTTTTACCGCATGTTTAGGGAATTGAACGGAAAGGACAATGCCAAGTTCCTGCTGATGGATGCCGGAGGACGGGAAATACTTTCATTGGAACGTTCCGTTAACGGCAAGATACAGAAAGCGGATATATTTTCTGTTCCCGTATCGTTCAACGCCAATGAAGTGACACATGTGGATACACCGCAGGAAGCGCTCGCGGCATCCCTGAACAAGTTCGGAGAAGTCAATCTGGAATATATGGAAAATCTCAGTGAAACAGGCAGGCAGGAACTGCTCACACAACTGGACAACCGTATCTTCTACAATCCCATGATGAAGAACTATGAAATCAAGGACCGCTTCATAGCGGGCAATGTGGTGGCCAAAGTAGAATGGATAGAGAACTACCTGAAAGACTATCCCGATGACGACGCAAGCAAGAAATCATTGGAAGCCTTGCAGAAAGCCATACCGGAGCCGATCAGTTTCGAACTGCTTGATTTTAATCTGGGAGAAAGGTGGATACCCGTGTCCGTATATGAAGAGTTTGCCGGATACCTCTTTGAGGCAAAAGCCCATATCCACTATACGGAATCCATCGACGAGTTCAGTGTGAGTTTTGAAGAAACGAACGCAAACATCACTGATAAATATTATGTGAAAGGAGAGAAAAGAAGCTACTACGGAAATGACCTGCTGAAACATGCGCTGCACAACACGGTGCCCGACATAACCAAGACCGTGCAGGATGAAGAAGGCAATGATATAAAGGTGCGTGATGCCGAGGCCATCCAGCTTGCCGATGCCAAAATCAATGAAATACGGTCGGCTTTCACAGGCTGGCTGAACGAGCAGCTATCCGAATTTAAACAGCACCTTGCGGATATGTACAACCGTAAGTTCAATTGTTATGTACGTCCCGATTATGACGGTTCCCTACAAAGTTTCCCGTTCCTTGACCTGAAAGGGCTGGACATACCGGACTTGTACGACAGCCAGAAAAATGCCGTATGGATGCTGAAGATGAACGGGGGTGGCATAATCGACCACGAGGTGGGTACGGGCAAGACCCTCATCATGTGCATAGCCGCCTTTGAGATGAAACGTCTCGGACTGGCGAACAAGCCGATGATTATCGGACTCAAAAGCAATGTGCATGACATAGCCGACACGTTCAAGAGAGCCTATCCGAACGCCAGAGTGCTGTATCCGGGCAAGGAGGACTTTACACCGGAGAAACGTGTCGGAATATTCCATGACATCAAGAACAATAACTGGGACTGTATCATCCTGACACACGACCAGTTCGGAAAAATACCCCAGTCTCCCGAAATACAGCAGGAAATATATACGCAGGAAATAGACAGCATCGAAGAGAATCTCGCCGTATTCGAGCAGCAGGGCAATGAAGTGAGCGGCTGGATAAAGAAGGGGCTGGAAAGAAGAAAGGAGAACCTTGAAGCCAAACTTGAAAAGCTGGAACAGGATATAAAAGACCGGACGGACGATGTGACCGATTTCAGGCAAATGGGCATCGACCACCTCTTCGTTGACGAATCGCACAATTTCAAAAACTTGATGTTCAATACACGCCATGCAAGAGTTTCCGGTCTGGGCAACCCCGAAGGAAGCATGAAGGCCATGAACATGCTTTTCGCCATCCGTACCATACAGGAGCGCACAGGCAAGGATTTGGGGGCCACTTTCTTGTCCGGTACAACCATTTCCAACAGCCTGACGGAACTCTATCTCCTTTTCAAATATCTCCGTCCGAAGGAAATGGAGCGGCAGGGGATTACCTGTTTTGACGGCTGGGCGGCCGTCTATGCGAAGAAAAGCACGGACTTTGAATTTTCCGTGACCAACCAGGTCGTGCAGAAAGAGCGTTTCCGCTATTTTATCAAAGTGCCGGAACTCGCCAATTTCTATGCGGAGATAACCGATTACAAAACGGCCGAAGACGTAGGGGTTGACAGGCCGGAACTCAACGAGCAGCTCTATCACATACCGCCCACTCCCCAGCAGGAGATTTTCATTCAGAAACTGATAAAGTTCGCTGAAACCGGAGATGCAGCCTACATAGACAGGGAGCCTCTGTCCAAGGCGGAAGAAAAGGCACAGATGCTGATCGCCACCAACTACTCGAACAAGATGTCGCTTGACATGCGGCTGATAGACCCTGAATACGGCGACAATCCGGGAAACAAGGCGTCCCATTGCGCGGCCAAGATTGCGGAATATTACTATAAATATCTCGACCAGAAAGGCACACAGTTCATCTTTTCAGACTTGAGTACCTATAAACCCGACCAGTGGAACATCTACAGTGAGATAAGGCGCAAACTCGTGGAAGACCATAATATCCCGGAAAAGCAGATAAAGTTCATTCAGGAAGCAAATAGCGACAACGCACGCAAGGAACTGTTCAGCGATATGAACTCCGGGCGCATCCGTTTCCTTTTCGGGTCCACACAGAAACTGGGAACAGGAGTCAATGCGCAGGAGCGTGCCGTGGCCATCCATCATCTGGACATACCCTGA
- a CDS encoding ClC family H(+)/Cl(-) exchange transporter, whose product MFQRFKNFRKLRKWYVVKLKLVDARLYFVSIFVGLLTGLVAVPYHYCLYYFFNLRSEFFASRPEWYWHIPLFLFFWAVLIFVSWLVMKMPLITGGGIPQTRAAINGRITYRHPFIELVSKFFGGILSVSAGLSLGREGPSVQIGSYVGCLVARWTRILRGERKQLLAAGAGAGLAAAFAAPLASSLLVIESIERFDAPKTAITTLLAGVVAGAVASMVFPVNSYHLIQVAEPGFSFGVQVKYFLLLAVIISVCGKLYSMMMVSFKRVYATVKTSVYMKMFYLLLVAYIISFMQVNLTGGGEQFLLEQAQSGSHAQIMWVTAMMLLHFGFSVICVSSGLPGGSFIPTLVTGGLLGQIVGLLGVEYGVIEPENVSYVMLISMSAFLVAVIRTPLTAIVLITEITGHFEVFYPSVVVGGLTYYFTELLQIRPFNVTLYEDMINTPAFQEQTRYKLSIEVMTGSYMDGKLVDELSLPENCAIINVHRDGKDAKPPGIRLIPGDQVDIELDAQDIEKLYEPLVSLANIY is encoded by the coding sequence ATGTTTCAAAGGTTCAAGAACTTTAGAAAACTGAGGAAGTGGTATGTTGTGAAACTGAAACTGGTTGATGCCCGCCTGTATTTCGTCAGCATCTTCGTGGGATTGCTGACGGGGTTGGTGGCTGTTCCTTATCATTACTGCCTCTATTATTTCTTCAACCTGCGAAGTGAGTTTTTTGCTTCCCGTCCGGAGTGGTACTGGCATATTCCTCTTTTTCTTTTCTTCTGGGCGGTGCTGATATTCGTATCCTGGCTGGTGATGAAAATGCCGCTTATCACCGGAGGAGGTATTCCTCAAACGCGTGCTGCCATCAATGGGCGTATCACCTATAGACATCCTTTTATTGAGTTGGTTTCTAAGTTCTTCGGCGGTATTCTTTCGGTATCGGCCGGATTATCGTTGGGACGTGAAGGGCCTTCCGTACAAATAGGTTCGTATGTGGGATGCCTTGTGGCACGCTGGACACGTATTCTACGTGGTGAACGAAAGCAATTGCTTGCTGCCGGTGCCGGTGCCGGCCTTGCGGCTGCGTTTGCGGCGCCGTTGGCTTCTTCATTGCTTGTCATCGAATCCATCGAGCGTTTTGATGCTCCCAAAACCGCTATTACTACCTTGCTGGCCGGTGTAGTGGCCGGTGCGGTGGCAAGCATGGTTTTTCCGGTAAATTCTTATCATTTGATACAAGTGGCCGAGCCCGGTTTTTCTTTTGGAGTCCAAGTGAAGTACTTTCTGTTACTTGCAGTGATTATTTCTGTTTGCGGGAAATTGTATTCCATGATGATGGTGTCCTTCAAACGGGTGTATGCAACGGTGAAAACTTCGGTATATATGAAGATGTTCTATCTGTTGCTGGTCGCTTATATTATTTCCTTTATGCAGGTCAATCTGACGGGTGGGGGAGAACAGTTTCTTTTGGAACAGGCGCAATCCGGCAGCCATGCACAAATTATGTGGGTAACAGCAATGATGCTGTTGCATTTCGGTTTTTCCGTTATCTGCGTTTCATCCGGTTTGCCGGGTGGAAGTTTTATTCCTACACTGGTCACCGGTGGATTACTGGGGCAGATTGTTGGTTTGTTGGGAGTGGAATACGGGGTTATTGAGCCGGAGAATGTCAGTTATGTAATGTTGATTTCAATGTCTGCTTTCCTAGTGGCTGTGATACGTACCCCTTTGACGGCTATCGTATTGATTACCGAGATAACAGGACATTTTGAGGTGTTCTACCCATCGGTAGTAGTGGGTGGATTGACTTATTATTTTACGGAACTTCTTCAGATAAGGCCTTTCAACGTGACGCTTTATGAGGATATGATCAATACTCCTGCTTTTCAGGAACAGACAAGGTATAAACTATCCATAGAAGTGATGACGGGTTCGTATATGGATGGCAAACTTGTAGACGAACTTTCTTTGCCTGAAAACTGTGCCATTATCAATGTACACCGGGATGGTAAAGACGCAAAGCCCCCCGGAATACGGTTGATTCCGGGGGACCAGGTTGATATTGAATTGGATGCGCAGGATATTGAAAAACTCTATGAGCCGCTCGTCAGCCTGGCAAACATTTATTGA